In Tepidanaerobacter syntrophicus, the following are encoded in one genomic region:
- the flhF gene encoding flagellar biosynthesis protein FlhF: MKIKTYVADNIQEAFYKVKTELGKDAVILQTKHIKKGGLLGFFAKNMVEVVAANDIDISSVQSAPKKPTIQVLPDIIKPEAAATTELVQIKSEVKELKDMINKLISVQKQSTDDIKADQSNISSPLKDIYNRMSDMEIETDIINAVISGISAEIKEGSSEIDLRNIFKKEIASLVDATEPIELSRENNIIAFVGPTGVGKTTTIAKIAAHFSLYKNKRVAMLTTDTFRVGAIEQLRLYGDLMEIPVFVVYNLEDMKLIHKDISNYDLLLVDTMGFNPNNRMQIKKIKGLLDNICPTEIHLVISASTKTCDLIDILNNYKELQYTKIIVTKLDETKSYGVLLNTIKAAKNCKLSYLTMGQNVPDDIEVASADRIADMILGEI; the protein is encoded by the coding sequence ATGAAAATTAAAACCTATGTAGCTGACAATATTCAAGAGGCTTTTTATAAAGTAAAAACTGAACTTGGTAAAGATGCCGTTATTCTCCAAACAAAGCACATTAAAAAGGGCGGGCTTTTAGGCTTTTTCGCAAAAAATATGGTAGAAGTAGTTGCTGCCAATGATATTGATATAAGTAGTGTGCAAAGCGCTCCTAAAAAGCCCACAATTCAAGTATTGCCTGATATAATAAAACCAGAGGCAGCGGCTACAACTGAACTTGTTCAAATTAAAAGTGAAGTAAAAGAACTAAAGGATATGATAAATAAATTGATTTCTGTCCAAAAACAGTCTACAGATGACATAAAAGCAGATCAGAGCAACATATCTTCTCCACTCAAAGACATTTACAACAGAATGTCTGATATGGAAATAGAGACAGATATCATAAATGCGGTAATAAGCGGTATTAGCGCTGAGATAAAAGAAGGCAGCAGTGAAATCGACCTTCGTAATATTTTTAAAAAGGAAATAGCCTCTTTAGTTGACGCAACTGAGCCAATAGAGCTTTCAAGAGAAAACAATATAATAGCATTTGTGGGCCCTACAGGTGTAGGCAAAACAACTACAATTGCAAAGATTGCAGCACATTTCTCGTTATACAAAAATAAGAGGGTAGCTATGCTGACTACCGATACTTTTAGGGTTGGAGCTATAGAACAATTAAGGCTTTACGGCGATTTAATGGAAATTCCAGTTTTTGTCGTCTACAATTTAGAAGACATGAAGCTTATCCATAAAGATATATCAAATTATGATCTACTGCTAGTTGACACTATGGGATTTAATCCTAATAACCGAATGCAAATTAAGAAAATCAAAGGTCTTTTAGATAACATATGCCCTACTGAAATTCATTTGGTAATAAGTGCCTCAACTAAAACCTGTGATTTAATAGATATCTTGAATAATTATAAAGAACTTCAGTATACAAAAATAATAGTGACAAAACTAGATGAGACGAAATCGTATGGCGTACTTTTGAACACGATAAAAGCAGCAAAAAATTGCAAACTTTCTTATTTGACGATGGGTCAAAATGTCCCTGATGATATCGAGGTAGCTTCGGCTGACAGAATTGCAGACATGATTTTGGGGGAAATTTAA
- the flhA gene encoding flagellar biosynthesis protein FlhA gives MQIGDIVMAVIAVLIVIMMIIPVPAALLDLLLTFNITLALLILLISMNTEKPLDFSIFPSLLLITTLLRLSLNISSTRLILINGYAGKVIEAFGNFVVKGNPLVGFIIFIIIEVIQFMVITRGAERVAEVAARFTLDAMPGKQMSIDADLNAGIIDEVQARARREEIQREADFYGAMDGASKFVKGDAIAGIIITIINIIGGFITGMVFQGLEFAEALNRYTLLTVGDGLISQIPALLISTATGIVVTKSATSGHLGKDIIKQFTAYPRLLLLSSGVLALFAIIPGLPFIPFIALAGMLGYAGTTLKKSSERESQKVEELQKEKELEEMKKPENIYSLLQVDPIEVEFGYNIIPLADASQGGDLLDRVVMIRRQCALDLGIVVPMIRLRDNMQLRPNEYIIKIKGVEAGRYEIRIDSYLIMNPTGESIEIEGIETREPAFGLPAMWISADKKEIAEMKGYTVVDASSVLATHLTEIIKRYAHELLGRQEVKNLLDNLKEQYPALVDEIVPKLLTIGEVQKVLSNLLKENIPIRDLVTILETLGDYAMLTKDTDILTEYVRQRLKRVITERFVPNKIAQVITLDRQIEEMILNSITSDETGSRAALDPVVVQKIRNSFVQTVNELHAKGISPIVLTSPMVRVYFKKIVEDYISLVPVLSYNELEPDVEVRSVGVVSLK, from the coding sequence ATGCAGATTGGCGACATTGTAATGGCTGTAATAGCCGTGCTTATAGTTATTATGATGATAATACCGGTTCCGGCTGCCTTACTTGATCTTTTATTGACCTTTAATATAACACTGGCATTATTGATTCTGTTAATATCTATGAACACCGAAAAACCCCTTGATTTTTCAATATTTCCTTCTCTTTTGCTTATAACAACACTGCTTAGACTTTCCCTTAATATATCTTCAACAAGACTTATCTTAATAAATGGTTATGCCGGAAAGGTTATTGAGGCATTTGGAAATTTTGTCGTCAAAGGAAACCCCTTAGTTGGATTCATAATCTTTATTATAATAGAAGTTATTCAATTTATGGTAATTACCCGAGGCGCCGAAAGAGTTGCAGAGGTTGCCGCCAGATTTACGTTAGATGCTATGCCGGGTAAACAAATGAGTATAGACGCTGATTTAAATGCAGGTATTATTGATGAAGTGCAGGCGCGAGCCCGGCGAGAGGAGATTCAACGGGAAGCAGATTTTTATGGGGCCATGGACGGTGCCAGCAAATTTGTTAAAGGCGATGCCATAGCCGGCATTATCATAACCATAATTAATATCATAGGCGGATTTATTACCGGCATGGTATTTCAGGGATTAGAATTTGCAGAGGCATTAAACAGATATACCCTATTAACAGTAGGTGATGGCCTTATTAGTCAAATTCCTGCTCTTCTTATTTCTACAGCAACAGGTATAGTTGTTACAAAATCAGCAACTTCAGGCCATCTGGGCAAAGATATTATAAAGCAGTTTACGGCATACCCAAGATTACTTTTGCTATCCTCCGGAGTCTTAGCTTTATTTGCAATTATACCGGGTTTGCCGTTTATTCCGTTTATAGCTCTTGCCGGAATGCTGGGATATGCAGGAACGACTCTTAAAAAATCGTCCGAGAGAGAAAGCCAAAAAGTAGAAGAATTACAAAAAGAAAAAGAATTGGAAGAGATGAAAAAACCCGAAAATATATATTCGCTTCTTCAGGTAGATCCTATAGAAGTCGAATTTGGCTATAATATAATTCCCTTAGCTGATGCAAGCCAGGGAGGAGATTTGCTCGACAGGGTAGTTATGATAAGAAGACAGTGCGCTCTTGATTTGGGGATAGTGGTTCCTATGATACGCTTAAGAGATAACATGCAGCTTAGACCAAACGAATATATAATAAAGATAAAAGGCGTTGAAGCGGGCCGATATGAGATTAGAATTGATAGTTACTTGATAATGAATCCCACAGGAGAATCAATAGAAATAGAAGGGATAGAAACTCGCGAGCCTGCTTTTGGATTACCTGCTATGTGGATATCGGCAGATAAAAAGGAAATCGCTGAAATGAAAGGATATACAGTAGTTGATGCATCGTCAGTGCTGGCAACGCACCTTACGGAAATTATAAAAAGATATGCCCATGAACTATTAGGACGTCAAGAGGTCAAAAACCTACTGGACAATTTAAAAGAACAATACCCGGCTTTAGTGGATGAAATAGTGCCGAAACTGCTTACAATAGGAGAAGTACAAAAAGTATTGTCGAATTTATTAAAAGAAAATATACCAATACGCGATCTTGTAACGATTCTTGAAACGTTAGGGGATTATGCGATGCTTACCAAGGACACTGATATACTAACCGAATATGTACGACAAAGACTAAAACGCGTTATAACTGAAAGATTCGTTCCAAATAAAATAGCCCAAGTTATTACACTTGATAGGCAAATTGAAGAAATGATTTTAAATTCTATAACATCAGATGAAACCGGATCCCGCGCAGCCTTAGATCCGGTAGTGGTTCAAAAGATTAGAAATTCCTTTGTGCAAACCGTAAATGAATTGCACGCCAAAGGCATATCTCCAATAGTCTTAACGAGCCCAATGGTTAGAGTATATTTTAAAAAAATAGTGGAAGATTACATTTCTTTGGTGCCGGTTTTATCATACAATGAATTGGAGCCTGATGTTGAAGTCAGGTCAGTAGGAGTGGTAAGCTTAAAATGA
- a CDS encoding chemotaxis protein CheC has protein sequence MYSDLEMDALREIGNIGAGNAATALSMLLCKKITIKVPQIKIIPFDEVSQSVGGPEKLVAGIFMRISGDIEGNILIVIPEIDAYHLTEILLNAKRENGMDFSEMEKSALLELGNIVGSSYVTALSDFTKLSLKISVPSFAFDMAGAIISFPLSLYGYIGDTAFLIDTEFTEGLDGIRLHYFLIPDDKSLQLLLKAIGVNTVEHINQSRNGRI, from the coding sequence ATGTATTCTGATTTAGAGATGGATGCATTGCGAGAAATAGGAAATATAGGCGCAGGTAATGCAGCTACAGCGCTATCTATGCTTCTTTGCAAAAAAATTACAATAAAAGTTCCGCAGATAAAGATTATCCCTTTTGATGAAGTTTCTCAATCTGTTGGCGGACCGGAAAAGCTTGTTGCAGGAATTTTTATGAGAATAAGCGGAGATATAGAAGGGAATATTTTAATAGTGATTCCTGAAATTGATGCATACCATCTTACGGAAATCTTGCTGAACGCAAAACGAGAGAATGGTATGGATTTTTCAGAAATGGAAAAATCCGCCTTATTGGAACTTGGAAATATTGTGGGAAGCTCATATGTTACTGCTTTGTCAGATTTTACAAAGCTCTCTTTAAAAATTTCGGTTCCAAGCTTTGCTTTTGATATGGCTGGAGCAATTATAAGTTTTCCGCTAAGTCTTTATGGATATATAGGAGATACTGCATTTTTAATTGATACCGAATTTACGGAAGGTTTGGATGGCATCAGGCTACATTATTTCCTAATCCCGGACGACAAGTCGTTACAGTTACTTTTAAAAGCTATTGGAGTGAATACCGTTGAACACATCAATCAGAGTAGGAATGGCAGAATATAA
- a CDS encoding chemotaxis protein CheD, whose product MAEYKAAKSPYSLITLGLGSCVGVTLYDNLTKVGGLAHVMLPDSTLSGKKDYNPGKFADTAIDVLIEEMLKLGASKNRMVSKIAGGAQMFQIKSENNIMQIGKRNVEAVRNKLNQLNIRIIAEDVEGNYGRTIEFFCEDGRLAVRTIGHGTRIL is encoded by the coding sequence ATGGCAGAATATAAAGCTGCAAAGTCTCCTTACAGTTTAATCACATTGGGTCTTGGCTCTTGCGTCGGAGTAACGCTGTATGACAACTTAACAAAAGTTGGAGGTCTTGCCCATGTAATGTTGCCCGACAGCACTCTTAGCGGCAAAAAAGATTACAATCCGGGAAAATTTGCAGACACAGCCATTGATGTGCTGATTGAAGAAATGCTGAAGCTAGGTGCTAGTAAAAATCGCATGGTAAGCAAAATCGCCGGTGGAGCTCAAATGTTTCAAATAAAGTCTGAAAATAATATTATGCAAATCGGAAAGAGAAATGTTGAAGCGGTAAGAAATAAATTAAACCAACTCAATATCCGAATAATTGCCGAAGACGTAGAAGGTAATTACGGCCGTACGATAGAGTTTTTTTGCGAAGACGGCAGACTAGCGGTCAGAACCATCGGACATGGTACAAGGATTTTATAA
- a CDS encoding chemotaxis protein CheA has translation MNNNQYLDVFLEEAKEHIASLNTYLLELENNPAQEVIDEIFRSAHTLKGMSGTMGFTQLSELTHEMEDLLQELRNHQLTVTPQIIDTLLRCVDILEELVNDIELNGEESQRDIQALINSLKARNNEFLSNNTNNKDAAEEISAGNIAVHSFNEYEGRLVTHALDKGLNVWQIVVRLADECLLKSARAFLVFKTLEAFGEIIKTEPIAQDIEDEKFDNEFTMYLVTSQGKEEIYKALDTVSELESVVIEPIVQESISVKETSSFNYKPDDKDTAQTSESQNDALNRTTSVNTFKKTGKTLRVDIERLDTLMNLVSELIIIKTRLDDINKGEKDYQAKQREAIEYLERITSSLHDAVMKARMVPIENVFNRFPRVVHDLSRELSKEIDLVVEGADTELDRTIIDEIGDPLIHLIRNAADHGIENPKERIEKGKPAHGTIKLKAYHDGNNVVIEVSDDGKGIDLDGVVKKAVERGLIDKEQAKSLKEHEITSFLFEPGFSTKAEVTDISGRGVGLDVVKTKIESLGGSIDVTSKKDAGTIFSIRLPLTLAIIQALMVMVGSEKYAIPLSSIKETVIVSKEEIKKVQKTEVTILRGNVIPVIRLNRVLDVKSDSDYNEMTLVVVKKGEKDIGLAVDELLGQQEIVIKTLGNFLKDIKFIAGATILGDGEVALILDVNKLV, from the coding sequence ATGAATAATAATCAATATTTGGATGTATTTTTAGAGGAAGCCAAAGAACATATTGCAAGTCTTAATACATACCTTTTAGAATTGGAAAATAATCCGGCGCAAGAGGTTATAGACGAAATATTTAGATCGGCTCATACCTTGAAAGGCATGTCAGGTACCATGGGCTTTACGCAGCTTTCAGAGCTGACCCATGAAATGGAAGATTTGCTTCAAGAGCTGCGAAACCATCAGTTAACTGTGACACCACAAATAATCGATACTTTATTAAGATGTGTAGATATTTTAGAAGAGTTGGTAAATGACATAGAACTCAATGGTGAAGAAAGCCAGCGCGACATCCAAGCACTTATAAATAGTTTAAAAGCGCGAAATAATGAATTTTTAAGCAATAATACTAACAATAAAGACGCGGCCGAAGAGATATCCGCAGGAAATATTGCGGTGCACAGTTTTAATGAGTATGAAGGCCGGTTAGTAACTCATGCGCTTGATAAAGGACTTAATGTCTGGCAGATAGTTGTTAGATTAGCTGATGAATGTTTACTTAAATCAGCAAGGGCATTTTTAGTATTTAAAACGCTGGAAGCCTTTGGAGAAATAATTAAAACTGAGCCAATAGCCCAAGATATTGAAGACGAAAAATTCGACAATGAGTTTACCATGTACCTGGTAACATCTCAAGGTAAAGAGGAAATATATAAAGCATTGGACACTGTTTCAGAATTAGAAAGTGTTGTAATAGAACCGATTGTACAAGAGTCAATATCAGTTAAGGAAACCAGTTCCTTTAATTACAAGCCAGATGATAAAGATACTGCGCAAACTTCGGAATCGCAGAACGATGCTTTAAACAGGACTACAAGCGTAAATACGTTTAAAAAGACAGGGAAAACTTTAAGGGTAGATATAGAACGTTTAGATACGCTAATGAATTTGGTCAGCGAGCTTATTATAATAAAAACACGTCTAGACGATATTAATAAGGGCGAAAAGGATTACCAAGCAAAGCAGCGTGAAGCCATAGAATATCTTGAACGTATAACATCAAGCCTCCACGATGCTGTAATGAAAGCAAGAATGGTTCCCATAGAAAATGTGTTCAATAGATTTCCCAGGGTGGTTCACGATTTGTCTCGAGAGCTTTCTAAAGAAATCGATCTTGTGGTCGAGGGGGCTGACACCGAATTAGATAGAACTATAATAGACGAGATCGGAGATCCGCTAATACACCTGATTCGAAATGCAGCAGACCACGGTATAGAAAATCCAAAGGAAAGAATTGAAAAAGGAAAGCCTGCCCATGGAACAATTAAGTTAAAAGCTTATCACGACGGAAATAATGTAGTTATAGAAGTATCTGACGATGGTAAAGGCATTGATTTAGATGGTGTAGTAAAAAAAGCTGTTGAGAGGGGATTAATTGATAAAGAACAGGCAAAGAGCCTTAAAGAGCATGAAATAACCTCATTTCTTTTCGAACCGGGGTTCAGCACGAAAGCTGAGGTTACAGATATTTCAGGCCGTGGGGTAGGTCTTGACGTGGTAAAGACTAAAATTGAGTCATTAGGCGGCTCTATTGATGTTACGAGTAAAAAGGATGCAGGAACTATATTTTCAATACGCCTGCCTCTTACATTAGCTATTATTCAGGCTCTTATGGTTATGGTTGGAAGTGAAAAATATGCTATCCCGCTGAGCTCGATTAAGGAGACTGTTATTGTTTCAAAAGAAGAAATTAAAAAGGTTCAAAAAACCGAAGTCACTATTTTAAGAGGCAATGTAATTCCTGTAATAAGGCTTAACAGAGTCTTAGATGTTAAAAGTGATTCTGATTATAATGAAATGACATTAGTAGTTGTAAAAAAAGGAGAAAAAGATATAGGCCTTGCGGTGGATGAGCTTCTTGGCCAGCAGGAAATAGTGATTAAAACACTGGGTAACTTTTTAAAGGATATTAAATTTATTGCCGGAGCTACAATACTTGGCGATGGTGAAGTGGCTTTAATTTTGGATGTTAACAAATTAGTTTAA
- a CDS encoding DUF342 domain-containing protein, with amino-acid sequence MGADDNKKLEEANVSEDSKNNTENDAKIEIDISKDEMEATLCIISPRGTENLPDFDTVLKELDAKNITYGLNYDLIKEILTKRILNKPIKIASGTAPVDGKDGYVKYHFDLKQEAKPKILADGTADYYNLDIIINVKKGQLIAEIFPPTKGTPGKTVKGKPVKAKNGREARIIIGKNVVMSDDKKKLFANIDGQPIISGNKISVLPVLEIKGDVGPATGNIDFLGSITVFGNVKSGFSIKSAGDIEINGIVEAAEIESEGNIIIKRGVQGQGKGYLKANGSITARYIENATAEAGENIEILDASMHSSLSAGKNITAKGKKGLIVGGVARAGEKIVAKTIGSPMCTYTELEVGMNPSLKLKYQEICNKLHAIESDLHKIEQAVPVLEKLKEADQLSPEKETLLEKLLSTKDVLVEEKSELLIEKENLDLAISYSDKANISASDVCYAGVNIIIGNASLKIRDKIDHVTFYNYGGQIKFGPYEG; translated from the coding sequence GTGGGGGCTGATGACAATAAAAAATTAGAAGAAGCAAACGTTTCTGAAGATAGCAAAAATAATACAGAAAATGACGCAAAAATAGAAATAGATATAAGTAAAGATGAAATGGAAGCTACGCTGTGTATAATTTCGCCAAGAGGCACCGAAAATTTGCCTGACTTTGATACCGTTTTAAAAGAGCTAGATGCAAAAAATATAACTTATGGGCTAAATTATGATTTAATTAAAGAAATACTTACAAAAAGAATTTTGAACAAGCCTATCAAGATAGCGTCAGGCACTGCGCCCGTTGATGGCAAGGATGGCTATGTGAAATACCATTTTGATCTTAAACAAGAAGCAAAACCCAAAATACTTGCCGATGGTACCGCTGATTATTATAATCTTGACATCATAATCAATGTTAAGAAAGGCCAGTTGATTGCAGAAATATTTCCACCAACAAAAGGGACGCCGGGCAAAACTGTAAAGGGCAAGCCTGTTAAGGCGAAAAATGGAAGAGAAGCAAGAATTATTATAGGCAAAAATGTAGTAATGTCAGATGATAAGAAGAAACTTTTTGCGAACATAGACGGCCAGCCTATTATTAGCGGTAACAAAATAAGTGTTTTACCTGTTTTAGAAATAAAAGGTGATGTAGGGCCTGCAACGGGAAATATTGATTTTTTAGGGAGCATAACTGTATTTGGGAATGTAAAAAGCGGTTTTAGCATTAAATCTGCAGGAGATATAGAGATAAACGGAATAGTCGAGGCAGCCGAGATCGAATCAGAGGGCAATATTATAATAAAAAGAGGAGTGCAGGGACAGGGAAAGGGATATTTGAAAGCCAATGGCTCAATTACAGCAAGATACATAGAAAATGCAACTGCTGAAGCTGGGGAAAATATTGAGATTTTAGATGCATCTATGCACAGCTCTCTTTCGGCCGGCAAAAATATAACGGCAAAAGGGAAAAAGGGTCTGATAGTAGGGGGTGTTGCAAGGGCAGGAGAAAAAATTGTTGCCAAAACAATAGGTTCTCCAATGTGCACCTATACAGAACTCGAGGTAGGCATGAACCCGTCCTTAAAGCTCAAATATCAAGAAATATGTAATAAGCTTCATGCAATCGAATCAGATTTGCATAAAATTGAACAGGCTGTGCCGGTGCTGGAAAAACTCAAGGAAGCAGATCAGCTTTCACCCGAAAAAGAAACCCTCCTTGAAAAACTTCTTAGCACTAAAGATGTATTAGTTGAAGAAAAATCAGAGCTTTTGATTGAAAAAGAAAATCTCGACCTTGCAATTTCATATTCAGATAAAGCGAACATATCTGCTTCTGATGTATGCTATGCAGGCGTGAATATAATTATTGGCAATGCCAGTTTAAAAATTAGAGATAAAATTGACCATGTAACCTTTTACAATTATGGAGGCCAAATAAAATTTGGACCTTATGAAGGTTAG
- a CDS encoding flagellar brake protein, with the protein MEKCYLDIGMKVTLGIFNNDAEHFFPSKVEDVLTDHIILGMPMKQGRIYYIEKGEKINIYFPSKTSFYCMEGLVEGKQYEPIPVIIVKPIGEPCKKQKRNYFRLNIALKAYIKLPDCQNPIKVYTKDISAGGAKFSSSLFIKEGTLIEIMIPEILDDLWLRAIIVRTEKNYQAQHSHKYDIAAQFTEIDEYAQDTIAKFIFSTQRKLIRKGIK; encoded by the coding sequence TTGGAGAAATGCTACTTAGACATAGGAATGAAGGTGACTTTAGGAATCTTTAATAACGATGCAGAACATTTTTTTCCATCAAAAGTTGAAGATGTTCTAACCGATCATATAATTTTAGGAATGCCCATGAAGCAGGGAAGAATATATTATATAGAAAAAGGCGAAAAAATAAACATATATTTTCCTTCAAAAACTTCTTTTTACTGTATGGAAGGTTTAGTCGAAGGTAAACAATATGAACCGATTCCTGTCATAATTGTAAAGCCGATTGGAGAGCCTTGTAAAAAGCAAAAGCGAAATTATTTCCGGCTAAATATCGCTTTAAAAGCTTATATAAAATTACCTGATTGCCAAAACCCGATAAAGGTATATACAAAGGATATAAGTGCAGGCGGCGCAAAATTTTCCAGTTCACTGTTTATAAAAGAAGGAACTTTGATCGAAATAATGATTCCGGAAATTTTAGATGATTTATGGCTTAGAGCAATAATAGTCCGCACAGAAAAAAATTATCAAGCTCAGCACTCACATAAATACGATATAGCAGCCCAGTTTACAGAAATCGATGAGTATGCGCAAGATACTATAGCTAAATTTATCTTTTCTACACAAAGAAAGCTTATAAGAAAGGGAATCAAATAG
- a CDS encoding MinD/ParA family protein, whose product MYEQTSKLRKIVAEKNSISDISGDGKNLKVYCVTSGKGGVGKTNLSVNLGLAMQSLGKKVLLIDADLGLANIDVLLGLFPEYNLSHILSIGKSIRDIILEGPLGISILPGASGLYELANISNSDIKLLINSFNTLADDFDIIIIDTSAGISKNVTSFITSSNETIVITTPEPGALADAYAIIKISREFCDKIHVVVNKADNYKEANRTMEKLSRSAKKFLNMQLNYLGFVLEDETVHKANMEQVAFFVNYPNSLASKCLMDIGRKLVYGEPLLPKTNVTLNSWFTRLVSIIKANTGVI is encoded by the coding sequence ATGTACGAACAAACTTCAAAATTGAGAAAAATAGTTGCGGAAAAGAATTCAATAAGCGACATCTCCGGTGATGGAAAAAATCTTAAAGTATATTGTGTAACAAGTGGTAAAGGCGGAGTCGGTAAAACTAATTTGTCCGTTAATTTAGGTCTTGCCATGCAAAGTTTAGGAAAAAAGGTTTTACTAATTGACGCAGACTTGGGCCTTGCAAATATAGACGTCCTGTTAGGCTTGTTCCCTGAGTACAACCTTTCTCATATATTGTCTATTGGAAAAAGTATTCGCGATATAATTTTGGAAGGTCCTTTGGGAATATCAATACTGCCGGGAGCTTCCGGCCTATATGAACTTGCAAATATTAGCAATTCTGATATTAAATTACTAATTAATAGTTTCAATACCTTAGCCGATGACTTTGATATAATTATAATTGATACAAGCGCCGGCATCTCAAAAAATGTAACAAGCTTTATTACATCTTCAAACGAAACGATAGTCATTACAACTCCGGAACCCGGGGCATTGGCTGATGCTTATGCCATAATTAAAATTTCGCGAGAGTTTTGCGATAAAATTCATGTAGTAGTTAACAAAGCCGACAATTACAAAGAAGCAAATCGAACAATGGAAAAGTTGTCAAGGTCAGCCAAAAAATTCTTAAACATGCAGCTGAATTATCTGGGTTTTGTTTTAGAAGACGAGACAGTTCATAAAGCAAATATGGAGCAAGTTGCATTTTTTGTAAATTACCCAAACAGCCTGGCATCAAAGTGTCTAATGGACATTGGCAGAAAACTGGTATATGGCGAACCGCTATTGCCTAAGACAAATGTAACGCTTAATAGTTGGTTTACAAGGCTTGTATCTATAATCAAAGCCAATACGGGGGTTATCTGA
- a CDS encoding chemotaxis protein CheW — protein sequence MAEDIRQFVEFKLSDEEYGIDILQVKTIERMMPITRVPKTPDFVEGVINLRGEIVPVIDLKKRFDLPPGEVTDSTRIIIASIDDITVGMIVDAATEVIQLSQDDIEPAPPIIGGIDANYLDGVGKIDGRLLILLNVAKLLKPQEINQLAQM from the coding sequence ATGGCAGAGGATATTCGGCAATTTGTAGAATTTAAATTAAGTGACGAGGAATACGGAATTGATATACTGCAAGTAAAAACTATCGAGAGAATGATGCCTATAACTAGAGTGCCTAAAACGCCGGATTTTGTGGAAGGAGTCATAAATCTTAGAGGAGAAATAGTCCCGGTTATAGATCTTAAAAAAAGATTTGACCTCCCTCCCGGTGAAGTGACAGATAGCACAAGAATAATAATAGCTTCAATCGACGATATAACTGTGGGAATGATAGTAGACGCAGCTACAGAGGTAATCCAACTTTCTCAAGATGATATTGAACCTGCGCCACCTATTATAGGCGGTATTGATGCTAATTATCTTGACGGTGTAGGTAAAATTGACGGCAGATTATTAATCCTACTTAATGTTGCTAAATTGCTAAAGCCTCAAGAAATAAATCAGCTTGCTCAAATGTGA
- a CDS encoding FliA/WhiG family RNA polymerase sigma factor, translating into MQIQNTEKLWQNYSATKDKYIKEQLIEKYLPLVKHIVNRLNINLPPYLEYEDLISYGIFGLIQAIERYDVNKGVKFETYAYARIKGSIIDELRKIDGVPQETRKKAKTIQNTFSELEQILGRSADDSDICEYLGITKRELDEIYNEISKVGYALSLNDLIISDEDIEKNHFQRPDIQAEREEAKRILANAINKLPQQEKLVIALYYYEDLNFKEIAEVMELSQGRISQLHTKAILRLRGHLSRKKVS; encoded by the coding sequence ATGCAAATTCAAAATACCGAAAAGCTGTGGCAAAATTACAGTGCTACAAAGGACAAATATATCAAAGAACAGCTGATTGAAAAGTATCTTCCATTAGTAAAACACATAGTAAACAGGTTAAATATAAATTTACCTCCGTATTTGGAATACGAAGATCTTATCAGCTACGGCATATTCGGTCTTATCCAGGCAATTGAAAGATACGATGTAAATAAAGGCGTCAAATTTGAAACTTACGCATATGCAAGAATAAAAGGTTCAATAATAGATGAATTGAGAAAAATAGATGGAGTGCCACAAGAAACGAGAAAAAAGGCAAAAACGATCCAAAACACTTTTTCAGAATTAGAACAAATCTTAGGGCGTTCCGCTGACGACAGCGATATATGTGAATATCTTGGTATAACCAAAAGGGAACTTGACGAAATTTATAATGAGATATCTAAAGTCGGTTATGCCCTGTCTCTTAACGACTTAATAATTTCAGACGAAGATATAGAAAAAAATCATTTTCAGCGGCCCGATATTCAAGCGGAAAGGGAGGAAGCCAAGAGAATACTTGCAAATGCAATTAACAAACTTCCGCAGCAAGAAAAGCTAGTAATAGCTCTTTATTACTATGAAGATTTAAATTTTAAAGAGATTGCGGAAGTTATGGAACTTTCTCAAGGAAGGATATCTCAGCTTCATACAAAGGCTATACTTAGATTGCGGGGCCATCTGAGTCGAAAAAAAGTTTCATAA